Part of the Marinobacterium rhizophilum genome is shown below.
TCACCGAACCAGGACAGGCTCTCATGCATGCTAACCACCTCACCGACAATGATCAGGGCCGGCGCCGGTAGCTGCGCCTGGCGCTGCAGCTCGGCGATCGTATCCAGGGTTCCCGTCAGCACCTTCTGATCAGCCGCCGTGCCTCTGGAAACGATGGCAACCGGCGTGCTACCCGGCTTGCCATGGGCCACCAGCTTGCCACTGAGTTCTGGCAGGGTATGCAGCCCCATGTAGAACACGATGGTCTGGTTGGGATGTACCAGCTCCGCGAAATTCAGATCCGTGGTGCGGTTTTTCAGCTGACCGGTAACAAACTTCACCGACTGCGCATGCTCGCGGTGCGTCAGGGGTATGCCGGCGTAGGTGGCACAGGCACTGGCGGCGGTCACCCCCGGCACCACCTGGAACGGAATCCCGTGAGGCTTGAGTGACTGCAGCTCCTCGGCACCGCGGCCAAAGATAAAGGGATCGCCGCCCTTCAGACGGCAAACACGCTTGCCCTGCAGCGCGTACTGCACCAGCAGTTCATTGATGCCATCCTGGGGGACCGCATGGTTATCACGCTGTTTGCCCACATAGACCATGTCCGCATCCCGTCGGCACAGCTCCAGCACCGCCTCCGACACCAGCGCATCATAGAGCACCACATCGGCCTGCTGCATCAGGCGCAGCGCCTTGAAGGTCAGCAGTTCCGGATCGCCCGGACCCGCCCCCACCAGGTACACCTCGCCCACCTGATGCTCCGGGTCGCCTTCATCCAGCTTGGATTGCAGCAGTTTTTCAGCCGCCGCCATACGACCGGCAAAGGCCTGCTCGGCCACCTGCCCCTGCAGTGCCGACTCCCAGAACTTGCGCCGCTGATTCACGCCACTGAAACGCGCCTTGACCTGGTCGCGAAAGCGACCCGCCAGGGCACCCAGCTGGCTGTAGCCATTGGGAATCAGGGTCTCGAGCCGGGCCCGCAGCATGCGCGCCAGCACCGGTGATGCACCGCCGGAAGAAATGCCGATCACGATGGGGGAGCGATCCACAATGGCCGGAAAAACAAAGGTGCACAGCGCCGGGGAGTCCACCACGTTAACCGGCAGCTGGCGCTGCACGGCATCATAATGAATTCGTTCGTGCAGGGCCTCATCATCGGTTGCCGCCACCACCAGCACACAGCCGTCCAGCAGAGCCGCGTGATATTCGCCAATGATCTGCTGACCACCCTGGACATCAAGCATCTCGGTCAGCTGCGCACAGACGTCCCGCGCCACCACGGTCAGACGCGCCCCGGCCCGCAACAGCAGTTTGGCCTTGCGCATGGCTATCTGGCCGCCGCCCACCAGCAATACCGGCTGATCCTTAAGGCGGAAAAAAAGAGGGAGGTACTCCAAAATCCGAACTCCTGCTGCCTGTCTATCTAGATATTTGTAGTGTATCGCAATTCGCCGCGCACCCTGGGTACTCGTTGGCAAGCTACCACTAACACTGCAAGAACACTGCCAACACCAAAACCCACAAAGCCTGCACTGCCCCGCCAGCACGCGCACCATAATGGCGCCGGCGCTCCCTTTTCGAGCAGCGCTGCGCACCATTAAGAGGCGCAACCCCGGCCCGCGATACGGAAAACAAAAACGCCGCTGCGGATACCCCGCAGCGGCGTTCAGGATGGCGACCGCGCGCTACTTGAACTTCAGCGGTGTCGCCGGGTGCAGGCCGCACTCGCGGTTGTCCGGATTTTCCCACCACCAGCGGCCCGAACGCACATCCTCGCCCATGGAGATGGCGCGGGTACAGGGCGCACAGCCGATGCTGGGATAGTGCTGATCGTGCAACGCGTTATAGGGCACATCCAGAGCTCGGATATAGGCCCAGACGTCCTTCTCGCTCCAGTCCGCCAGCGGATTGAGCTTCTGCAGGCCATTGCCCTCGTCCCATTCACTGAAGGCGATTTCATCCCGGGTCACGGACTGCTCGCGGCGCAGACCGGTGATCCAGGCTTTCTGGCCGGCCAAGGCACGCTTGAGCGGTTTGAGCTTGCGCACGAAACAGCAACCCTTGCGCAGCTCCTGGGACTCATAGAAAGCATTGATGCCATGATCCGCCACAAAGGCTTCCACATCGGCAGCCTCCGGGTAGTACACCTTGAAGCTCAGCTGGTCGTAGCGCGCCCTGGCGTCCGCCAGCAGCTTCAGGGTTTCCTCCGGCAGGCGCCCGGTATCGAGTACAAAAACAGTAATGCCCGTCGCGTGCCTGCTGATCAGGTCGGTCAGCACCATGTCTTCAGCACCCAGGCTGTTGGCAAAGACGATGGCGCCTTTGTAGTCCTCAGCGGACTGCTTCAGAAGGGTTGCAACCTGCTCGACCCGGGCATTCAGCTCGGCGCTCAACTGCTCACTCATGCGATGTATCCTCTATAAAAAACGGCTGTCGCGCCGTACCGCCAAAGACCGGACGGATACAGCAACAGCCGTTCTGGTAACAAGACCGCTATCCCGATGCGGGCAGCTCGATTAACCCTGGCGGTAAATCGGCCGCGGGTCGTCGGCACCTGCCTGGTAATGTACGCTCACTTCACCAAAGGCATTCAGCACTTCAGGCTTGAAGCGATCATCCGGCACCGCCAGCGCATCAAAGCCACAGCGCTGCATGTGATCCAGGCGATCCCGGGTGACATCACCCACCGCGCGCAGCTGGCCGGTGAAACCTGCACGGCGCACCAGGCGCGCCTGGCTGAAG
Proteins encoded:
- the cysG gene encoding siroheme synthase CysG gives rise to the protein MEYLPLFFRLKDQPVLLVGGGQIAMRKAKLLLRAGARLTVVARDVCAQLTEMLDVQGGQQIIGEYHAALLDGCVLVVAATDDEALHERIHYDAVQRQLPVNVVDSPALCTFVFPAIVDRSPIVIGISSGGASPVLARMLRARLETLIPNGYSQLGALAGRFRDQVKARFSGVNQRRKFWESALQGQVAEQAFAGRMAAAEKLLQSKLDEGDPEHQVGEVYLVGAGPGDPELLTFKALRLMQQADVVLYDALVSEAVLELCRRDADMVYVGKQRDNHAVPQDGINELLVQYALQGKRVCRLKGGDPFIFGRGAEELQSLKPHGIPFQVVPGVTAASACATYAGIPLTHREHAQSVKFVTGQLKNRTTDLNFAELVHPNQTIVFYMGLHTLPELSGKLVAHGKPGSTPVAIVSRGTAADQKVLTGTLDTIAELQRQAQLPAPALIIVGEVVSMHESLSWFGDDLVEGKNHTLMKVHHDPSGDVQG
- a CDS encoding phosphoadenylyl-sulfate reductase → MSEQLSAELNARVEQVATLLKQSAEDYKGAIVFANSLGAEDMVLTDLISRHATGITVFVLDTGRLPEETLKLLADARARYDQLSFKVYYPEAADVEAFVADHGINAFYESQELRKGCCFVRKLKPLKRALAGQKAWITGLRREQSVTRDEIAFSEWDEGNGLQKLNPLADWSEKDVWAYIRALDVPYNALHDQHYPSIGCAPCTRAISMGEDVRSGRWWWENPDNRECGLHPATPLKFK